A DNA window from Hemibagrus wyckioides isolate EC202008001 linkage group LG11, SWU_Hwy_1.0, whole genome shotgun sequence contains the following coding sequences:
- the si:ch73-71c20.5 gene encoding DUF4748 domain-containing protein, with translation MAAPCRRLVRSVTEGLSPGLQYLSGRNLCLTTTQVQNLRPERCVLQRRALPWSGSCSLHTTKTDRSTDPANNNPNDRERKEPEVEEDSRPEYIPKRKAKNPMKVIGYAWMFGLPAGIIGFILAKRQVDKNRLQQLKIRQRMKKSNEGEYERKRYRPAAGIQ, from the exons ATGGCGGCGCCCTGTAGGAGACTGGTGAGGTCAGTTACggaag gTCTTTCACCAGGTCTTCAGTACCTGTCCGGCAGAAATCTCTGTTTAACGACGACTCAAGTGCAAAACTTGAGACCCGagaggtgtgtgttacagcgCCGAGCTCTTCCCTGGAGCGGCTCCTGTTCACTACACACCACCAAGACAGACAGAAGCACAGATCCTGCAAATAATAATCCAAATGACCGGGAAAGGAAAGAACCAGAAGTGGAGGAAGATTCCAGACCAGAGTATATTCCTAAGAGGAAAGCGAAAAACCCGATGAAAGTAATTGGATACGCGTG GATGTTTGGGCTTCCAGCCGGAATAATTGGGTTTATTCTGGCTAAAAGGCAAGTGGACAAGAACCGGCTCCAGCAGTTGAAGATCCGACAGAGGATGAAGAAATCCAATGAAGGAGAGTATGAGCGCAAGCGCTACAGACCAGCAGCAGGGATCCAGTAG